The DNA sequence TTTGAGGTTATTacatgaatgaactgaatgaatgaatgaatgaattgtcTTTACTGTCATTGCATTGCGGTCAATACAAcgaaatttaaaaaagctccatccatcatcagtcacacacacgcatatcatacttaaataaaaaggagtagataaaataaaaatatatatatataacatattaaatagagtaactagtaatctgtaacctgtTACATTTCCACAGTAACTGTCTGAATGTTGTTGCTTGTTTTGGGTGAATTAAAACCTGTCCTGAACCCTTATGTACTGATGGTTCAATGtgttcttcttattattattataatcctAATCTATATGTACTCATGTGTTTCTCAGGTGTGTACTTTGCTTTTGGAGCATCAGTCAGCGGTGATGTAATGGAGGTGCAAACCGTCTCAGGTGAAGACTGTCCTCTGAGATGCACCGCTAAATCTAAGCAGGGGGTGGAGTACAGCGCAGTGAGATGGTACAAGGTAAGAAATACTCTTAACTTAATTTAAGGTGTTTTCATGAAAGGCTGAAAGGGAACTGTACGTCAGCATGTTGATTGGCTGGAAACTGATactattattttctgtttgccTAAAATGAGAGTTGATGTAATGGAAACTTTAGTATCATGTATAATTTAAATAACTGGAGGGAAGAAGcttcacacacagctgctttgTTCTCATGAGAGCTGATATTGATACTGAAGCTCTGCAGGCAGGGAGAGGAGGTTTAGGGTTGGAGTGGATTTCCCCTCCCCGccacaataaaacaacagtaataatcattttcagcttctcacgtgaaaataaatgaaaatgagaaattgAGTCTTTCAGGGTTGAAACTGTATTGATGTCATATTGATTAATGTGTATCTTGgtcatatttctttaaaaacacatctttatatatatatatttactcaTTTAAACTCTCAAATCAATATCACCCTCAAGACtcagactttatttattaatgtttatcatttcatttaagtCTCACAATATTGAAAATACTACAAGGAAATACCTGAACTCTATTatctactactgctactaatgGTAAATACAGTAGCAGTGACAGCAGCACTAGTAACAGCTGTTTATAAGAGCTTAAACAGTTTTTTtagttatatatattatgttgtttttatgtgcattttatGTGTTGAAGGACTGGCAATGCAAGGCAAAACATACAATTACTCCCCCCAGCACCACCCTACTCATAATAATACTAGTATAGTAACTGCAGATGCTTTCAAAGTGACACTACAGTACAAAgagttttattacttttaaaatcattatttcatctctaaaatgtcagaaattagctttaaaaatgtctgaGACTCTGATAATGCTTTTAAATGGATGTTGTttattaaacctgaagagttcagtttagaacctgctctatgtgtaaagagccttgagatgactctgttgtgatttggcgctatacaaataaagattgattgattgtgttCGATCAACAGTCCAAAGATTAAAGATTTACAgtcaaataaaaagagagaaaagcagcaattcATGTTTTAGAAGAAGGAACCACGTAAAAATCTGGTTTCAAGTGAACAATTGAATGAATAATGTTTGTGTATCAGTAGTAGAAGTATGAGCAGTAATCCTCAGTCACATTATAAGGTTTCTTGTTACTGACGTGAAGCTTCTGCATCTGATCGCAGCAGCTCAACGATGCTGAGACGCGTCGTCTCCGAGGCCTGATGACCCGAGACCTTCCCAACGGCACCACCAGGTGGTACACCGGCGTGGGGCGTGAGGTGGAGCTGATCGGCGACTCCTTCGACATCGTCCTGCCCAACGTGACCTGCGATGACACCGGCGTGTACGTGTGTCACCTGGCGGCACCGGTGGGAGAGCAGAACCAGGAGGGGCAGGTTCTCCTCACGCTTGCAGGTACGGAGACGTTTGATGTTACTCGTGTTTCACAAGTAGATTCTTTCCCAAACTTTCCCAAATCTCTGAGGGGAAACAGATAATCACAGACCTTTTCTATATACATCAGGGAACTTCCAGACTCCAAGTGACTCTTGATCTTTGGCTTAAGGGTTGCGATAGCTTGAATCGCctgcttttttaaacattaaagtcagtgtaaagtaataataaatatgtgttctgagtttgacataccacagaaaagtgtgttgttaaccactctgccaaatttgaatgattaaaaaaatcgccaaatatatttaattaggcttcaaagttgtgtaaaactcagcctctttctctgctcccaaatgctgtgggcgtcGCCGCCGAgtcctaccaagtgtcacctgtcaatcaaagtcaccacctctaccagaaacatgggcgctacgtctgagagctttctgctgctagctcagctgctagctcagtggctaactcggccGTTAGCTTAGCAGCTAACTCacctaactggctaactgtagactgtagtagtagtagtgtgtgctgaatgtatttctacctctacagcagcaggggcgggtttatgctaatcactaaatcctgaacacagaaatcttgaaacacagtttgtgaagcctagctccacaatacaaatctaaatggttgaaatgttttttacaccttttttagaaatacatttatgacctatttaatgtgtttagaagaaaatgtctgaattcactttacatggtctttaataACCATTTTTCTCAAAGCAAAACTTAATGTTTAATGTGATCTTGAGTACAATGACTTATGGTGACTATTTCTTCCCTCTTTTGCACTCAAATCACCATTTACTAACTGGAAAAAAAGACTTTGCAGCTGTGATTTCAGGCGTTgagcagctttaaaatcatgcaATCCTGACTTCAGCACATTAGAAACATGTCAAACTGGATAACACTTCAGACCAACACATGTTTACTTGCTTTAATTGCTGAGGAAAAATACAAGCAGTCATTGGATAAATGCTGCTAGTTTAAGGACTTACAGCACTTCTTACAGCTGCTATTTTGTCTTGTTGCTAAAGACTTGTGAAGCTTTTAAGAGGCTAAATGTGATATATGTACTTTTGGGTTCGTGACctgagcttctctctctctcaggttcGAACTTGaataacgtttttttttttcattttcattttcagattgTTCTAACAGCTCAGAAGAAATCATGATGACTGACACTTTCTTGGTCATTTTTGCCTCCGTGGTGCTGATGTGTGCACTCATCATTTTCCTTATAAGCTATGTAAGTAGAAGCAGAAGTctttttaacattctttttaACATTCACAACACAGCTCGTACTTTAACTTATAATCATTGCACACTATTTCTTACACACAGAAGTCTAATCTGGatgtatttgtctttttgtttctccaTCACAGGGAAGCCTGAAAAACATCGTCCAAGAGAAAACCAAACCGACACAAAAAGAAGTTTTACTGAATTCACCGCTGAAGCCGCTGGAGAAAAAGGACTTAAAATTGATTTACACTTTGGGCCCAAATGTGTCTAAAAAACCGTCTTTAAAGCACGTATGTGTCTAAAGATACATCGATGGGAATAGTCGTGTATTGAAGAGAGACTTTACGGCCCCTTAAACACCACAACATGACAACATGAAAACCTCAACAAAGGACAAGAACCAACTCCTGAACTCACTCAAAGCAAATGTGGACTCACAGAAGGATTTTCCTCCCCAGTACAAAACATCAGCTGGTTCTTGAATCCTGCAGAGAGTCAACACGAAAGGGGGCCGCCGCCGCTGCCGCTGCTGCCGCTGTCAGGGGACGGCCTCACCTGCTTGGAGGCTCCCTATTGGTCGAGAGGAGATGCTGGGCCCTTAATAGTTTGTTTATGATTACCATGAATATCCAAAAAGCtttttggaaatgtttcacCCTATACCAACGAAGAACCTTTATGGTAACTTCATTGAAAAAAGTCATGTAATATCCTCCAATAATTCTCTCTAGGCTTTAAATTATGAATCTCCAAGTATTTCAGTCAGTGCTCTATAAAGGATTCATACCCACCATAGTGAGAAAGGTATCACATGAGACAAAATAATGCTGTTGATTGCACTTAAAAGTCTTTTCTCTGGTAGAAAAAAGACAGTTGATAGGGATATAGCATATTCAAAACATCATAGCACCTCAGACAAAGtgtgagaagaagaggaagaaacaaaACTGTGAAGATGCTTTAAACTaagaaagctgaaaaaaaatcaataaaaaaaaaagacgtgcTTAAACTACTGATTTTATTCTCCAGAGCCAAACATGTCCTTAACCTTTATTCTTTATATGCACTCAAACCAAACTGGGTCTAATTGACCTGCAGGAGTACAAACAGGAGCGCTTCCACTGCTGGATAAACATATTTACCTGTGATCTTAAATgtagcaaaaaataaataaatcatgatttaaagattaaagatgattttattatcattgtGCAGA is a window from the Scomber japonicus isolate fScoJap1 chromosome 10, fScoJap1.pri, whole genome shotgun sequence genome containing:
- the cd83 gene encoding CD83 antigen → MSLMLALLLTHCVYFAFGASVSGDVMEVQTVSGEDCPLRCTAKSKQGVEYSAVRWYKQLNDAETRRLRGLMTRDLPNGTTRWYTGVGREVELIGDSFDIVLPNVTCDDTGVYVCHLAAPVGEQNQEGQVLLTLADCSNSSEEIMMTDTFLVIFASVVLMCALIIFLISYGSLKNIVQEKTKPTQKEVLLNSPLKPLEKKDLKLIYTLGPNVSKKPSLKHVCV